From the Ignavibacteriales bacterium genome, the window TATTTCGTGAGGTGTTAGAGCTGACCGGTCTGCCGGTCTCTGCTCCCTCTGCCAATAGGTTTGGGCGTGTATCACCAACCAGCGCTGAGGACGTGTTAAAAGAACTGGATGGTAGGATAGAATATATCCTGGATGGAGGTAAATGCGAGATTGGAATAGAGTCGACGGTTGTGAGTTATGTAAATGACACTTTAGAAATACTGAGACCGGGATATATCTCAAAAGAAGACATAGAAAAGGTAGCTGGGAAGGTGGAGGAGAGAAGTACTTCCGGAAAGATCAATTCACCGGGAATGATAAAGTACCATTACTCTCCGCGCACACCCCTGTATATAACAGGCTATGAAAATATGGATAAGTATAGAGATATGGAAAACATAGGTATCCTTGACGTTAAAAGATACGATGACATCAAAGAGCTTGCGGTTAACTTGTTCTCGGAAATGAGGGAGCTTGATGAAAGAGGCTACAATTATATCGTTACGTCAAAAGTAAAAAATGAGGGAATAGGAAGAGCAGTAAACGACAGATTGTACAGAGCCGCGAGAGGTTTTATTCTGAATGTTAATAATGAAATGAAATTTATAGAGAAATAATATCATGCCCGACGACAGGATAGAAATATCATTCGAAAATAATGACGGTGACAATCAAGAAAAAGATTCTTCCTCTAATGAGGAAAGAATAGTTATTGATTTTGGTGAAAGTGAGAAACCCGAGGACAAAGTTGAGGAGAAGGTTCAGGAAAACCAAGAAGAGAAGGAAGAAGAAATCATCGAACCATCACTAACCGACGGGATATTAGCATCGAAAATAAATTCGTTTTACAAAGCTGGCAAAGAAGTGAACGGATTCTATCCTTCCGACATAAAATTTCCCGAAGGCATCGAGCATGGATTTAGGGAAGGAGCAAAGATAGAACTTAACGACTCATTCCTGAATTCCATTCTTGAAAACAATAAATTTATTATACTTGCCTCGGTAACCGGAGCGATATACTTTGTAGATAGATTCAAAAAACAATTGCATTCAAAGATTGTGATGCCGGGCGATTCATTTGAAAAGACCGGTCTGGTTCATAATAATATCCTGTATATAAATTCGGTCGGCTCGCTTCATAAGATCAACGAAGACCAGATGGAAAACGGTACGCCCGGCGAATTGCTCTATAAATGCGAGCTTGGATTCTACATCTGGAGTAGCCTCAACCGTGAAAATAATACCATCGCCTTCCTCGAATACAGCCCATCCGAGAGAAAGGGAAATATCGTCCTTTACGACATTATCACCTCACAGCTTACATTTAAAAACAGTTTCCCGGTAAATTCCTCACTGAATCAAATATTGTGCATCATCGACGGGAAAACATACTTTATTGCTGATAACTATCTGTATACATGCGATATAAATTCTAGTCACATTGACCGTACCCACACCGGTTTAGAGATCGGCGAGACCTGTTTTTTACTTGGAAATGGCAATAAACTTTACCTTACAAGCAAAGACGGTAAGGTATATTTTCTTGATAATAACAGCGGGGAGTTTAAGTATACAGGAATCTGTGAACATTATATAAACTCCATAGCGGGGTGCGCGGGGAATGTGTACACGGGCGCTAGTGAGGGGTGGAGATATTATGATGGGCGGGGGGTGCTGGTGTACTCGCATGAGGATGTGGAGGAGAACAGGATAGAGGCGGTGAGCGAGCATGTGCTGGTAGTATCGAGGCGGAACAAAATCGTGTTTCATAATCTGAGCCGACTGCAGGAGGCGGAGGGATTTGTGATAAAGACGAAGGACGATTCTGTTGTGCAGGAGATATTTTCCGCCATAATTTCGTTTAATGAGATATATACGCTGACAAAGCAGGGGGTATTAAGCTCCTTTACAAATGATAAACTGAACATTCACGTTTGATGAGGTATTTATTACGCATATCGGTCATATTTTTATTTACTGTCGTAACTACATACGCACAGAATAACTATGTATTCCTATTCGATAATTCCGGCAGTATGTCGGGATACTACAGGCAGAGTAACAGTTCATTCAGGCTGTTCTCTAAGGCGCTGATAAAGAACTCCGTAAAGCAGGGGGATCATGCCGACATAATGCTGTTTTCCAAGACGGAGCCGGACAGGGGTATGCAGTCACCCAAGGGTATCTTTAGCGGGGGCGCGAGTGAACTGAACCTCGAAGCAGTGATGAAAGAGTTCCAGATACAGCGAGCAGGTGACGGGAAGTTCGGAAGAAC encodes:
- a CDS encoding threonylcarbamoyl-AMP synthase translates to MTKIIKDVETAAREISAGNLVALPTETVYGLGANALDADAVLKIYEVKERPKFNPLIVHVHSVNDIEKYASNIPEVVYNLMEEFSPGPITYILERKDIIPDIVCAGLETVAIRIPSHELFREVLELTGLPVSAPSANRFGRVSPTSAEDVLKELDGRIEYILDGGKCEIGIESTVVSYVNDTLEILRPGYISKEDIEKVAGKVEERSTSGKINSPGMIKYHYSPRTPLYITGYENMDKYRDMENIGILDVKRYDDIKELAVNLFSEMRELDERGYNYIVTSKVKNEGIGRAVNDRLYRAARGFILNVNNEMKFIEK